A window of the Streptomyces sp. JB150 genome harbors these coding sequences:
- a CDS encoding glycoside hydrolase family 2 TIM barrel-domain containing protein, protein MSVRTTPLAYVEDVSPGRGTLPPRAWYASSDAPALSLNGRWRFRLSATADAEDDAFAAPGYDAGDWAEIAVPGHWVLQGHGAPVYTNHLYPFPVDPPHVPTENPTGDHLRVFDLPPDWPADGGAVLRFDGVESCARVWLNGTELGEFKGSRLPHEFAVGPLLRPGGNVLAVRVHQWSAGSYLEDQDQWWLPGIFRDVTLVHRPEGAAGDFFVHASYDHVGGEGTLRVDSEVAGRVTVPELGVDIATGEEVTVPVEPWTAETPRLYGGVLATPGERVPLRIGFRTVVLEDGLIKVNGRPLLFKGVNRHEWHPERGRALDPETMREDVLLMKRHNVNAVRTSHYPPHPAFLDLCDEYGLWVIDECDLETHGFVEQAWRDNPVDDDRWTPALLDRAARMVERDKNHPSVVVWSLGNEAGTGRGVTAMAQWIRGRDGSRPVHYEGDPDCRDTDVYSRMYASHDEVERIGRGLDGGTAKRRRLPLILCEYAHAMGNGPGGLADYQRLFESYDRLQGGFVWEWIDHGITHPELGFAYGGDFGEELHDGNFVCDGLLFPDRTPSPGLAEYKKVIEPVRIEGGGDGTVRVTNRYDFADLSGLAFTWSYEVDGETVAAGPLPVPAPAPGESAEVKLPSPPAGAPAGAETRWTVRALPAEATAWAPADHVVAWGQWAVTERPAPSVAARARPAADGRVIRLGPAVFDARTGALRTVGGVAVTGVRLDVWRAPTDNDNGAPWQPDARYGLLWRQLGLHRMRHRLDGVELSDEALTVRTRVAPAGTDLGLRTVHRWTSDGERLRLAVSVTPEGDWTLPLPRLGVRLGLARADAVTWFGGGPGEAYPDTRAASRVGRWHSTVDELQTPYVRPQENGARADVRWAELGGLRIEGDPAFWFTARRWTSEQLDAAGHLTDLTAGDTVWVNLDHGQMGIGSQSCGPGVLPRYHLRAEPAAFSFVFSEAGG, encoded by the coding sequence ATGTCTGTGCGCACCACCCCCCTCGCCTACGTCGAGGATGTCTCGCCCGGCCGCGGCACCCTGCCGCCGCGCGCCTGGTACGCCTCCTCCGACGCGCCCGCCCTGTCCCTGAACGGCCGCTGGCGCTTCCGGCTGTCCGCGACGGCCGACGCCGAGGACGACGCGTTCGCCGCGCCCGGCTACGACGCCGGCGACTGGGCGGAGATCGCGGTCCCCGGCCACTGGGTCCTCCAGGGCCACGGCGCGCCGGTCTACACGAACCACCTGTACCCCTTCCCGGTCGACCCGCCGCACGTGCCGACCGAGAACCCGACCGGTGACCATCTGCGCGTCTTCGACCTGCCCCCGGACTGGCCGGCGGACGGCGGCGCGGTGCTGCGCTTCGACGGCGTGGAGTCCTGCGCGCGGGTCTGGCTGAACGGCACGGAGCTGGGCGAGTTCAAGGGCTCGCGGCTGCCGCACGAGTTCGCGGTCGGGCCTCTGCTGCGCCCCGGCGGCAACGTGCTGGCGGTCCGGGTCCACCAGTGGTCGGCCGGCTCCTACCTGGAGGACCAGGACCAGTGGTGGCTGCCGGGCATCTTCCGTGACGTCACCCTGGTGCACCGCCCCGAGGGCGCCGCCGGTGACTTCTTCGTGCACGCCTCCTACGACCATGTCGGCGGCGAGGGCACGCTGCGCGTCGACTCCGAGGTCGCCGGGCGGGTCACCGTCCCCGAGCTGGGCGTGGACATCGCGACCGGTGAGGAGGTCACGGTCCCGGTGGAGCCGTGGACGGCGGAGACACCCCGCCTGTACGGCGGGGTGCTGGCCACGCCGGGCGAGCGGGTGCCGCTGCGGATCGGGTTCCGCACGGTCGTCCTGGAGGACGGGCTGATCAAGGTCAACGGCAGGCCGCTGCTGTTCAAGGGTGTCAATCGGCACGAGTGGCACCCCGAGCGGGGCCGCGCCCTCGACCCGGAGACCATGCGCGAGGACGTGCTGCTGATGAAGCGGCACAACGTCAACGCGGTGCGCACCTCGCACTATCCGCCGCACCCGGCCTTCCTCGACCTGTGCGACGAGTACGGGCTGTGGGTGATCGACGAGTGCGATCTGGAGACCCACGGCTTCGTGGAGCAGGCCTGGCGGGACAACCCCGTCGACGACGACCGCTGGACGCCGGCCCTGCTGGACCGCGCCGCGCGCATGGTCGAGCGGGACAAGAACCATCCGTCCGTCGTCGTGTGGTCCCTCGGCAACGAGGCCGGCACCGGGCGCGGCGTGACCGCCATGGCGCAGTGGATCCGCGGCCGGGACGGATCCCGCCCGGTGCACTACGAGGGCGACCCGGACTGCCGGGACACGGACGTGTACTCGCGGATGTACGCCTCCCACGACGAGGTGGAGCGGATCGGCCGCGGCCTGGACGGCGGCACCGCCAAGCGCCGCCGGCTGCCCCTGATCCTGTGCGAGTACGCGCACGCCATGGGCAACGGGCCCGGTGGACTCGCCGACTACCAGCGGCTGTTCGAGTCGTACGACCGGCTCCAGGGCGGCTTCGTCTGGGAGTGGATCGACCACGGGATCACCCACCCGGAGCTGGGCTTCGCCTACGGCGGCGACTTCGGCGAGGAGCTGCACGACGGCAACTTCGTCTGCGACGGGCTGCTCTTCCCCGACCGCACGCCGTCGCCGGGGCTGGCCGAGTACAAGAAGGTGATCGAGCCGGTCCGGATCGAGGGCGGCGGCGACGGCACGGTCCGGGTGACCAACCGCTACGACTTCGCGGACCTGTCGGGACTCGCCTTCACCTGGTCGTACGAGGTCGACGGCGAGACGGTGGCGGCCGGGCCGCTGCCGGTGCCCGCGCCGGCGCCGGGCGAGTCGGCGGAGGTGAAGCTGCCGAGTCCGCCCGCCGGCGCTCCGGCCGGCGCGGAGACCCGGTGGACGGTACGGGCGCTGCCCGCGGAGGCGACCGCGTGGGCGCCGGCGGACCATGTGGTGGCGTGGGGGCAGTGGGCCGTCACCGAGCGGCCCGCGCCGTCCGTCGCGGCGCGTGCCCGGCCCGCGGCGGACGGGCGGGTGATCCGCCTCGGGCCGGCCGTCTTCGACGCGCGCACCGGGGCGCTGCGGACCGTCGGCGGCGTGGCGGTGACCGGTGTGCGGCTGGACGTGTGGCGGGCGCCCACCGACAACGACAACGGGGCGCCCTGGCAGCCGGACGCCCGCTACGGCCTGCTGTGGCGGCAGCTGGGACTGCACCGGATGCGGCACCGGCTGGACGGGGTGGAGCTGTCGGACGAGGCGCTGACCGTGCGCACCCGGGTGGCGCCGGCCGGCACCGACCTGGGGCTGCGCACCGTCCACCGGTGGACCTCGGACGGCGAGCGGCTGCGGCTCGCCGTCTCGGTGACCCCCGAGGGCGACTGGACGCTGCCGCTGCCCCGGCTCGGCGTCCGGCTGGGGCTGGCGCGGGCGGACGCGGTGACGTGGTTCGGCGGCGGCCCCGGCGAGGCCTACCCGGACACCAGGGCGGCGTCGCGGGTGGGCCGCTGGCACTCGACCGTCGACGAGCTGCAGACGCCGTACGTCCGCCCCCAGGAGAACGGGGCCCGCGCCGACGTGCGCTGGGCGGAGCTGGGCGGGCTGCGGATCGAGGGCGACCCGGCGTTCTGGTTCACCGCCCGCCGCTGGACCAGCGAGCAGCTCGACGCGGCCGGGCACCTCACCGACCTCACCGCGGGCGACACGGTGTGGGTGAACCTCGACCACGGGCAGATGGGCATCGGCTCCCAGTCCTGCGGGCCCGGCGTGCTGCCGCGGTACCACCTGCGGGCCGAGCCGGCCGCCTTCTCCTTCGTCTTCTCGGAGGCCGGCGGCTGA
- a CDS encoding carbohydrate ABC transporter permease, whose amino-acid sequence MSKVRRGSVLASTGLYAATGAAALLFLVPFYLIVRNALMTDPEITGEEWAFFPADIQWGNITEPFDDPTVDFARSLWNSLVVGVLHTAGTLLVCSLAGYGLARIPYRHADKVFYAVLATLMVPTAVTFVPSFVLVSSLGWVDTYRGLIIPGLFSGFTCFLFRQYFLGFPKELEEAARVDGLGYWGAYWRIVVPNSLNFFAAMATITFISGWNAFLWPLVIGQDPSAWTVQVALSSYMTNQTVNFHLIFMATAISLLPLVFVFLFLQRWLVQGIAQTGIKG is encoded by the coding sequence ATGAGCAAGGTCCGGCGCGGCAGCGTCCTCGCCTCCACCGGCCTCTACGCCGCCACCGGGGCCGCCGCCCTCCTCTTCCTCGTCCCCTTCTACCTGATCGTCCGCAACGCCCTGATGACGGATCCGGAGATCACGGGCGAGGAGTGGGCGTTCTTCCCCGCCGACATCCAGTGGGGCAACATCACCGAGCCGTTCGACGACCCGACCGTCGACTTCGCCCGCTCCCTGTGGAACTCGCTGGTCGTCGGCGTCCTGCACACGGCCGGCACCCTGCTGGTGTGCTCACTGGCCGGATACGGCCTGGCCCGCATCCCCTACCGGCACGCCGACAAGGTGTTCTACGCCGTGCTGGCGACCCTGATGGTCCCGACCGCCGTCACCTTCGTGCCCAGCTTCGTGCTGGTGTCGTCACTCGGCTGGGTGGACACCTACCGCGGGCTGATCATCCCCGGCCTGTTCAGCGGTTTCACCTGCTTCCTGTTCCGGCAGTACTTCCTGGGGTTCCCCAAGGAGCTGGAGGAGGCGGCGCGCGTGGACGGACTCGGCTACTGGGGCGCGTACTGGCGGATCGTCGTGCCGAACTCGCTGAACTTCTTCGCGGCGATGGCGACGATCACGTTCATCAGCGGCTGGAACGCCTTCCTGTGGCCCCTGGTCATCGGCCAGGACCCGAGCGCGTGGACCGTGCAGGTGGCCCTCTCCTCGTACATGACGAACCAGACCGTCAACTTCCATCTGATCTTCATGGCCACGGCCATTTCCCTACTGCCCCTGGTGTTCGTCTTCCTCTTCCTCCAGCGCTGGCTGGTGCAGGGGATCGCGCAGACCGGCATCAAGGGCTGA
- a CDS encoding sugar ABC transporter permease — translation MPTTTTRGVEGPAPASTASPARPRRGLRGSPTAGFWLFTGPFLIGLAVFVYVPIGWSLWLSFFDARFTVTPSEFIGFDNYRYMLTHDDFMGSLVTFTVFAAFIVPTTWAFSLALALMVNRLRFLRAFFRSVFFLPTAVSYVAASLIWKMSIFSGVRFGLMNTVLGWFGAEDIAWLASPDPPWYWLVVVTVRLWLQAGFFMILFLAALQNIPRELYEAAALDGAKPGWQTFRHVTLPQLRATSTAVILLLLVQAYQAFDEFFTLLSNATWGRPPLVELYYVALGENQDYGAGSAGAVILTLLICLVTLLQGRFMGFGRGEGSR, via the coding sequence ATGCCGACCACGACCACACGCGGCGTCGAGGGCCCCGCCCCGGCGTCCACGGCCTCCCCGGCCCGGCCGCGGCGCGGGCTGCGGGGCAGCCCCACCGCCGGCTTCTGGCTCTTCACCGGCCCCTTCCTCATCGGACTCGCGGTCTTCGTCTACGTCCCGATCGGCTGGAGCCTGTGGCTGTCCTTCTTCGACGCCCGGTTCACCGTCACGCCGAGCGAGTTCATCGGCTTCGACAACTACCGGTACATGCTGACGCACGACGACTTCATGGGGTCGCTCGTCACCTTCACCGTCTTCGCCGCGTTCATCGTGCCCACCACCTGGGCGTTCTCGCTGGCGCTCGCGCTGATGGTGAACCGGCTGCGGTTCCTGCGGGCGTTCTTCCGGTCGGTGTTCTTCCTGCCGACGGCGGTGAGCTACGTCGCCGCCTCGCTGATCTGGAAGATGTCCATCTTCAGCGGGGTGCGCTTCGGGCTGATGAACACCGTCCTCGGCTGGTTCGGCGCCGAGGACATCGCCTGGCTGGCCAGCCCCGACCCGCCCTGGTACTGGCTGGTCGTCGTCACCGTCCGGCTGTGGCTCCAGGCCGGATTCTTCATGATCCTGTTCCTGGCCGCGCTGCAGAACATCCCGCGGGAGCTGTACGAGGCCGCCGCCCTCGACGGGGCGAAACCGGGCTGGCAGACCTTCCGGCACGTCACCCTGCCCCAGCTGCGGGCCACCTCGACCGCCGTGATCCTGCTGCTGCTCGTGCAGGCGTACCAGGCCTTCGACGAGTTCTTCACCCTGCTCTCCAACGCCACCTGGGGCCGCCCGCCGCTGGTCGAGCTGTACTACGTCGCCCTCGGCGAGAACCAGGACTACGGCGCCGGCAGCGCGGGCGCGGTGATCCTGACGCTGCTGATCTGCCTCGTCACCCTGCTCCAGGGCAGGTTCATGGGCTTCGGCAGGGGTGAGGGTTCCCGATGA
- a CDS encoding extracellular solute-binding protein → MPAFSTTSWERRSVLRAAMGLAAAGGLAACGGNNGRGGGAGSGENLVQYFHAYGEPGTEQAVKRYAKAYRKANVRTQWITGENFESKLFSALLTDNAPDLFEFHPQIQLVRSGQVADLTDLVEPVKDDFHQADIASHTVDGKIYGVRMIDDPQFFFYRKSMFEKAGVGVPATLDELIEAAAKLTTDKVKGVFLGNELDAIVRPLIWAAGADTLDGNNRIAYHTDGVKEGLVKLRELFTSGHLLLGAPTDFWDPSALNQGLTAIQWCGMWAMPQMQQALGDDLGVFPFPKVTDAGRPAVYNGGWSMFVNARSGNVDAAKEYVKWLWIDRKDYQEDWALSYGFHIPPRLSIAGSAGKLKSGLPAEGVRLFDEYGHFDNIGFTQAMIDAVEDVVGDCVRAGGDPEAALDKADGKVNRELKKLFG, encoded by the coding sequence ATGCCGGCATTCAGCACCACCTCATGGGAGCGCCGATCCGTCCTGCGGGCCGCGATGGGCCTGGCCGCCGCCGGCGGGCTGGCCGCGTGCGGCGGCAACAACGGCCGGGGCGGCGGGGCGGGGTCGGGCGAGAACCTCGTGCAGTACTTCCACGCCTACGGCGAGCCCGGCACCGAGCAGGCCGTCAAGCGGTACGCGAAGGCCTACCGGAAGGCGAACGTCCGCACGCAGTGGATCACCGGCGAGAACTTCGAGAGCAAGCTGTTCTCGGCGCTGCTCACGGACAACGCGCCGGACCTGTTCGAGTTCCACCCGCAGATCCAGCTCGTGCGCAGCGGTCAGGTGGCGGATCTGACGGACCTCGTCGAGCCGGTGAAGGACGACTTCCACCAGGCGGACATCGCCTCACACACGGTCGACGGGAAGATCTACGGCGTCCGGATGATCGACGACCCGCAGTTCTTCTTCTACCGCAAGTCGATGTTCGAGAAGGCCGGTGTCGGCGTGCCGGCCACGCTGGACGAGCTGATCGAGGCCGCCGCCAAGCTGACGACGGACAAGGTCAAGGGCGTCTTCCTCGGCAACGAACTGGACGCGATCGTCCGGCCGTTGATCTGGGCGGCCGGTGCCGACACCCTCGACGGGAACAACCGGATCGCCTACCACACCGACGGGGTCAAGGAGGGCCTGGTCAAGCTGCGCGAGCTGTTCACCAGCGGTCATCTGCTGCTCGGCGCCCCGACCGACTTCTGGGACCCCTCCGCGCTCAACCAGGGCCTGACCGCGATCCAGTGGTGCGGGATGTGGGCGATGCCGCAGATGCAGCAGGCACTCGGCGACGACCTCGGCGTCTTCCCCTTCCCGAAGGTGACCGACGCGGGCAGGCCCGCGGTGTACAACGGCGGCTGGTCGATGTTCGTCAACGCCAGGAGCGGGAACGTCGACGCGGCCAAGGAGTACGTGAAGTGGCTGTGGATCGACCGGAAGGACTACCAGGAGGACTGGGCGCTCTCCTACGGCTTCCACATCCCGCCGCGCCTGTCGATCGCCGGGTCGGCCGGGAAGCTGAAGTCGGGGCTGCCCGCCGAGGGCGTGCGCCTGTTCGACGAGTACGGCCACTTCGACAACATCGGCTTCACCCAGGCCATGATCGACGCCGTCGAGGACGTGGTCGGCGACTGCGTCCGCGCCGGCGGGGACCCGGAGGCCGCGCTGGACAAGGCCGACGGCAAGGTCAACCGCGAGCTGAAGAAGCTCTTCGGATAG
- a CDS encoding glycoside hydrolase, with translation MRTSRSILGTAAAAAALAVTGALMSAPPSTAAAPPSTTAGPSRAAAAPSTAAATAEVSPHPAQTIDNIGASGAWWVNDLKNFDPRVRARVARLLFSERGLDLSAYRYNIGGGGTGVTYAPRAPEDFRGDDGTYDWSRDEAGRTFLEYAAEYGVEDLIGFVNSAPAGWKTNGKSCGGHLEAGHERDFARYIADVTDHFAKQGIRLDYISPFNEPTNSFDSCGQEGMLVDVGQRDDIVRALGAEQRARKQRTGIIADESTSTVKFHDEVPRWISQPDTARYVDKLAHHTYDNPSDGDRARVLETAKSAGRASWSTEICCFGKGGTGWAQEYDPTIDGGLSLSRIVHKDFATAHDSAFHWWVALSEMIGTDPYAKNDQGWNDGLIYYDPDYAENGNQTLYFTKRYYALGQYSRFVKPGAVLHNVTGAPPGVEVSAYDRKGTWVVVVNNHNTTDTALNLHLNSKTPVRATKAVRTSATEDWASVARPSVSGGTVSATLPARSITTYVLDQRGGPGSSALTGAWQGEQSGKCLPADVSGASIATCTGGAEQSWSYDARGALKGAGGYLTATASGLATSPGFTGAAGQRWLLNANGQIVSEASGKCLDVSGEATADGSRVILHSCTGGANQAWFRR, from the coding sequence TTGCGCACCAGCAGATCGATTCTCGGGACGGCCGCGGCCGCGGCCGCGCTGGCCGTCACCGGAGCCCTGATGTCCGCGCCCCCATCGACCGCCGCCGCACCCCCGTCCACCACCGCCGGACCCAGCAGGGCCGCCGCCGCACCCAGCACGGCCGCCGCGACCGCCGAGGTGTCCCCTCACCCCGCCCAGACCATCGACAACATCGGCGCGTCCGGCGCCTGGTGGGTCAACGACCTGAAGAACTTCGACCCGCGGGTCCGGGCCCGGGTCGCCCGGCTGCTGTTCTCCGAGCGGGGCCTGGACCTCAGCGCCTACCGCTACAACATCGGCGGCGGCGGCACCGGCGTGACGTACGCGCCCCGCGCCCCCGAGGACTTCCGCGGCGACGACGGCACGTACGACTGGAGCAGGGACGAGGCGGGCCGTACGTTCCTGGAGTACGCCGCCGAGTACGGCGTGGAGGACCTGATCGGGTTCGTCAACAGCGCGCCCGCCGGGTGGAAGACCAACGGCAAGAGCTGCGGCGGCCATCTGGAGGCCGGGCACGAGCGGGACTTCGCGCGCTACATCGCCGACGTCACCGACCACTTCGCGAAGCAGGGCATCCGGCTCGACTACATCAGCCCGTTCAACGAGCCGACGAACAGCTTCGACTCCTGCGGCCAGGAGGGCATGCTCGTCGACGTCGGGCAGCGCGACGACATCGTGCGGGCGCTGGGCGCCGAGCAGCGGGCCCGGAAGCAGCGGACGGGCATCATCGCGGACGAGTCCACCAGTACGGTGAAGTTCCACGACGAGGTCCCGCGCTGGATCTCGCAGCCGGACACGGCCCGGTACGTCGACAAGCTGGCCCACCACACCTACGACAACCCGTCCGACGGCGACCGGGCGAGGGTGCTCGAGACGGCGAAGTCCGCCGGCCGGGCGTCCTGGTCCACGGAGATCTGCTGCTTCGGCAAGGGCGGCACCGGCTGGGCGCAGGAGTACGACCCGACGATCGACGGCGGTCTGAGCCTCTCGCGGATCGTCCACAAGGACTTCGCGACCGCCCACGACTCGGCGTTCCACTGGTGGGTCGCCCTGTCCGAGATGATCGGCACCGACCCGTACGCGAAGAACGACCAGGGCTGGAACGACGGCCTGATCTACTACGACCCGGACTACGCGGAGAACGGCAACCAGACGCTGTACTTCACCAAGCGGTACTACGCGCTCGGCCAGTACAGCAGGTTCGTGAAGCCGGGCGCGGTGCTGCACAACGTGACCGGCGCGCCGCCGGGCGTCGAGGTCAGCGCGTACGACCGGAAGGGCACGTGGGTGGTCGTGGTGAACAACCACAACACCACCGACACCGCGCTGAACCTGCACCTCAACAGCAAGACGCCGGTCCGCGCGACCAAGGCCGTGCGCACCTCGGCCACCGAGGACTGGGCCTCCGTCGCCAGGCCCTCGGTGAGCGGCGGCACGGTCTCCGCGACGCTGCCCGCCCGCTCCATCACGACGTACGTCCTCGACCAGAGGGGCGGGCCCGGCAGCTCGGCCCTGACCGGCGCCTGGCAGGGCGAGCAGTCCGGGAAGTGCCTGCCGGCCGACGTCTCGGGGGCCTCGATCGCCACCTGTACGGGCGGCGCGGAGCAGTCGTGGTCGTACGACGCACGGGGCGCGCTGAAGGGCGCCGGCGGGTATCTGACGGCGACGGCTTCGGGGCTCGCGACCAGCCCGGGGTTCACGGGGGCGGCGGGGCAGCGCTGGCTGCTGAACGCGAACGGGCAGATCGTCAGTGAGGCGTCCGGGAAGTGCCTGGACGTCAGCGGTGAGGCGACCGCCGACGGCAGCCGGGTCATCCTCCACAGCTGCACCGGCGGCGCCAACCAGGCCTGGTTCCGGCGGTAG
- a CDS encoding ROK family transcriptional regulator, whose amino-acid sequence MKRTSRDIRTANRYEVLRQIIAASPTSRQELAAATGLSLATVATLVGELLDLGMITEVGFEDSAGGRPRGLVAVNASGGALIGVDIAETYVHVELFDLALNVLARAEEDMRPGESRPEQVVGHVAAAVGSVVAQAGVAGARVLGVGVSVPGQVDRETGVAEYAPNWDWHDVPLLDLLGEHIAYPLHLDNPLRACAVAELWFGAARGRGDAVVVNLGTGVGAGLVLGGGLHRGVSNSAGEWGHTTLVLDGRLCHCGNHGCVETYVGAPGIMLNLRELSPGSALLHPEDQTATVDALARGVAAGDPVAVKVVRDTARYLGAAIADLVNLLNPEVVVLSSWVAATLGEPLLAEVREAVARHALRRPLAATEIVLSPIPTDPVCLGAATFALEGALRPAGAQRAVRRHTTPARSRTAPPS is encoded by the coding sequence GTGAAGCGCACATCCCGCGACATCCGCACCGCGAACCGCTACGAGGTGCTGCGCCAGATCATCGCCGCGTCCCCCACCTCCCGGCAGGAGCTGGCCGCCGCGACCGGGCTGAGCCTCGCCACGGTCGCCACCCTCGTCGGCGAGCTGCTCGACCTGGGGATGATCACCGAGGTCGGGTTCGAGGACTCGGCGGGCGGGCGCCCGCGGGGCCTGGTCGCCGTCAACGCGTCGGGGGGCGCGCTGATCGGCGTGGACATCGCCGAGACGTACGTCCATGTCGAGCTGTTCGACCTGGCACTGAACGTGCTGGCCCGCGCCGAGGAGGACATGCGGCCCGGCGAGAGCCGCCCCGAGCAGGTCGTCGGCCACGTCGCGGCGGCGGTCGGCTCGGTGGTCGCGCAGGCCGGGGTGGCGGGCGCCCGGGTGCTGGGCGTCGGGGTGAGCGTGCCGGGGCAGGTGGACCGGGAGACCGGGGTCGCGGAGTACGCGCCCAACTGGGACTGGCACGACGTGCCGCTGCTCGACCTGCTCGGCGAGCACATCGCCTACCCGCTCCACCTGGACAACCCGCTGCGCGCCTGCGCCGTGGCCGAGCTGTGGTTCGGGGCGGCGCGCGGGCGAGGGGACGCCGTGGTGGTGAACCTCGGCACCGGGGTCGGCGCCGGTCTGGTGCTGGGCGGCGGGCTGCACCGCGGGGTCAGCAACAGCGCCGGCGAGTGGGGGCACACCACGCTCGTGCTGGACGGCCGGCTGTGCCACTGCGGCAACCACGGCTGCGTGGAGACGTATGTCGGCGCGCCCGGGATCATGCTGAACCTGCGGGAGCTGAGCCCCGGCAGCGCCCTGCTGCACCCGGAGGACCAGACCGCCACCGTGGACGCGCTGGCGCGCGGGGTCGCCGCGGGCGATCCGGTCGCGGTCAAGGTGGTCCGGGACACCGCCCGCTATCTCGGCGCCGCGATCGCCGACCTGGTCAACCTGCTCAACCCCGAGGTGGTCGTGCTCAGCAGCTGGGTCGCGGCCACGCTGGGCGAGCCGCTGCTCGCCGAGGTGCGCGAGGCCGTCGCCCGGCACGCGCTGCGGCGTCCGCTGGCCGCCACCGAGATCGTCCTCTCCCCGATCCCCACCGACCCGGTGTGCCTGGGCGCGGCGACGTTCGCGCTGGAGGGCGCCCTGCGGCCGGCCGGGGCGCAGAGGGCCGTACGACGTCACACCACCCCTGCGAGGAGCCGTACCGCACCGCCTTCATGA
- a CDS encoding D-arabinono-1,4-lactone oxidase gives MTETASVTGETAPVTNWAGNITYTAKEVHRPRTLDALRAVVAGSVRARVLGSGHSFNAIAEPGPEGVLLSLSELPAGIDVDTAERTVRVSGGVRYAELARAVHRHGLALANMASLPHISVAGSVATGTHGSGVGNAPLAAAVREVELVVADGSVVRIARGDERFGGAVTSLGALGVVTALTLDLEPAYEVEQHVFTELPAAGLDLAGFEAVMGAAYSVSLFTDWGAPGFRQVWVKRRTDQPYAGFDRAAPATEAMHPVPGMPAVNCTAQFGVAGPWHERLPHFRAQFTPSSGDELQSEYLLPRASAIDALSALDAVRGAVAPVLQTCEIRAVAADEQWLSPAHGRDSVAVHFTWVADTAAVLPVVRRVEAALDAFGARPHWGKVFTVPPAVLRERYPQLGEFAALAAELDPSGTFANVFVRDVLAG, from the coding sequence ATGACCGAGACGGCATCCGTGACCGGCGAGACCGCGCCGGTGACGAACTGGGCGGGCAACATCACCTACACCGCGAAGGAGGTGCACCGCCCCCGCACCCTGGACGCGCTGCGGGCCGTCGTCGCGGGCAGTGTCCGGGCGCGGGTGCTGGGCAGCGGGCACTCGTTCAACGCGATAGCCGAGCCGGGGCCGGAGGGGGTGCTGCTGTCGCTGTCGGAGCTGCCGGCCGGGATCGACGTGGACACCGCGGAGCGTACGGTCCGGGTCTCGGGCGGGGTCCGGTACGCGGAGCTGGCCCGCGCGGTGCACCGGCACGGGCTGGCGCTGGCGAACATGGCCTCGCTGCCGCACATCTCGGTGGCGGGCTCGGTGGCGACCGGGACGCACGGCTCGGGGGTGGGCAACGCCCCGCTCGCGGCGGCCGTGCGGGAGGTGGAGCTGGTCGTCGCCGACGGGTCGGTGGTGCGGATCGCGCGCGGGGACGAGCGGTTCGGCGGCGCGGTGACCTCGCTGGGCGCGCTCGGCGTGGTGACCGCGCTCACCCTCGACCTGGAGCCGGCGTACGAGGTGGAGCAGCACGTGTTCACCGAGCTGCCGGCGGCCGGCCTGGACCTGGCGGGGTTCGAGGCGGTGATGGGGGCGGCGTACAGCGTGAGCCTGTTCACCGACTGGGGCGCGCCCGGTTTCCGGCAGGTGTGGGTGAAGCGGCGGACCGATCAGCCGTACGCCGGGTTCGACCGGGCCGCGCCCGCGACCGAGGCGATGCATCCGGTGCCGGGGATGCCGGCCGTGAACTGCACCGCGCAGTTCGGGGTGGCGGGGCCCTGGCACGAGCGGCTGCCGCACTTCCGGGCTCAGTTCACGCCGAGCAGCGGGGACGAGCTGCAGTCGGAGTACCTGCTGCCGCGGGCGTCGGCGATCGACGCGCTGTCCGCGCTGGACGCGGTCCGGGGGGCGGTCGCCCCCGTCCTGCAGACCTGCGAGATCCGCGCGGTCGCCGCCGACGAGCAGTGGCTGAGCCCGGCGCACGGGCGGGACTCGGTGGCCGTGCACTTCACCTGGGTCGCGGACACGGCGGCCGTGCTGCCGGTGGTGCGGCGGGTGGAGGCGGCGCTGGACGCGTTCGGGGCGCGGCCGCACTGGGGCAAGGTCTTCACCGTGCCGCCGGCGGTGCTGCGGGAGCGGTATCCGCAGCTCGGGGAGTTCGCGGCGCTGGCCGCGGAGCTGGACCCCTCCGGCACGTTCGCGAACGTCTTCGTGCGGGACGTCCTGGCGGGCTGA